In the genome of Candidatus Zixiibacteriota bacterium, one region contains:
- a CDS encoding RNA-binding transcriptional accessory protein, protein MSSLHVTSIAKELSLGAPQVEAALKLLDDDATVPFIARYRKEATGSLDEVAITTIRDRITQLRELDKRKEAILKSLDERDLLTDELKTKIETAKNMATLEDIYLPFRPKRRTRATIARERGLEPLAELIFTQDAIDPVAEAGAFINEEKDVATIEDALAGARDIVAEWVNEDADARARLRALFQDEGTIRTTVMMGKEAVGAKFSDYFDWEERVATAPSHRVLAMRRGENEKILSLKIGPPVETAVGILTGIFVIADNAASEQVQLAVEDSYKRLLAPAMETEIRMEMKKQADEEAIRVFADNIRELLMAAPLGQKRILAIDPGFRTGCKVVCLDAQGKLLTNTTIFPHKSEKERNDAGQDIKALVEKFKTQIIAIGNGTAGRETEAFVRELGLHDHIVIEMVNESGASVYSASDVAREEFPEHDITVRGAVSIGRRLMDPMAELVKIDPKSIGVGQYQHDVDQPSLKNRLDDVVGSCVNAVGVEVNTASKQLLTYVSGLGPQLAGNIVAYRDEHGPFKARKVLKKVSRLGPKAFEQAAGFLRIRDAVDALDSSAVHPESYPVVYSMASDLGCTVADLVADESLRGKIKLHDYESDTVGMPTLLDIRDELSKPGRDPRGDYEAFDFDPSVKSPSDLEPDMILPGVVTNVTAFGAFVDIGVHQDGLVHISEMADRFVKDPSEVAKVGQKVKVTVLNVDHERGRIALSMRSGAGE, encoded by the coding sequence ATGAGCAGTTTACACGTCACAAGTATAGCCAAAGAATTATCCCTTGGGGCACCACAGGTCGAAGCAGCTTTGAAGCTGCTGGATGACGATGCCACGGTGCCATTCATCGCCCGCTATCGTAAAGAAGCGACGGGAAGTCTCGACGAAGTAGCCATCACCACGATCCGTGATCGTATCACCCAATTGCGCGAACTCGACAAGAGAAAAGAAGCGATTCTCAAATCGCTCGACGAGCGTGATCTTCTTACCGATGAACTCAAAACAAAAATCGAAACCGCAAAAAATATGGCCACGCTCGAAGATATCTATCTTCCATTTCGTCCCAAGCGTCGCACCCGCGCCACAATCGCCCGGGAACGTGGTCTGGAACCGCTGGCCGAATTGATTTTCACGCAGGACGCTATTGATCCTGTGGCCGAAGCAGGTGCGTTTATCAACGAGGAGAAAGATGTTGCCACAATCGAGGATGCTCTGGCGGGAGCGCGTGATATTGTGGCCGAGTGGGTCAACGAAGATGCCGACGCGCGCGCTCGATTGAGAGCGCTTTTCCAAGATGAGGGGACAATTCGTACAACCGTAATGATGGGCAAGGAAGCGGTGGGAGCAAAGTTTTCGGATTACTTCGATTGGGAGGAGAGAGTCGCGACTGCTCCTTCCCACAGGGTGCTGGCCATGCGTCGCGGAGAGAATGAAAAAATATTGTCGCTGAAGATCGGGCCACCGGTGGAAACAGCCGTAGGAATTCTCACGGGCATATTTGTCATCGCCGACAACGCCGCCTCCGAGCAAGTCCAGCTGGCCGTTGAAGACAGCTATAAAAGATTGCTCGCTCCGGCGATGGAAACAGAAATCCGTATGGAGATGAAGAAACAGGCTGACGAAGAAGCGATCCGTGTTTTCGCCGACAACATCCGTGAACTGTTGATGGCGGCTCCGCTGGGACAGAAACGGATTCTTGCCATTGATCCCGGGTTTCGTACCGGATGCAAAGTTGTCTGCCTTGATGCCCAGGGGAAACTCCTGACTAACACGACTATCTTTCCGCATAAGTCAGAGAAGGAACGCAACGATGCCGGGCAGGATATCAAAGCGCTGGTTGAGAAATTCAAAACGCAGATAATCGCTATTGGCAACGGTACCGCCGGGCGCGAGACGGAAGCATTTGTTCGCGAATTAGGCCTGCACGATCATATCGTCATTGAGATGGTGAACGAGTCGGGTGCTTCGGTGTACTCCGCATCGGATGTGGCGCGTGAGGAGTTCCCCGAGCACGACATCACTGTTCGAGGTGCAGTTTCAATCGGGCGACGCCTCATGGACCCTATGGCTGAACTCGTTAAGATTGATCCCAAGTCGATAGGCGTCGGACAGTATCAGCATGATGTGGATCAACCATCGCTGAAAAATCGCCTTGATGACGTCGTGGGAAGTTGTGTCAATGCTGTCGGAGTAGAGGTCAATACGGCAAGCAAGCAATTACTAACTTACGTCTCCGGTCTGGGTCCCCAACTGGCCGGGAACATCGTGGCCTATCGTGACGAGCATGGCCCTTTCAAAGCGCGTAAGGTGCTCAAGAAAGTCAGCCGTCTGGGTCCCAAAGCTTTTGAACAGGCAGCCGGGTTTCTTCGTATTCGCGATGCTGTGGACGCTCTCGATAGCAGTGCTGTTCATCCCGAAAGCTATCCGGTAGTATACTCTATGGCGTCCGATCTTGGCTGCACAGTGGCGGATCTCGTGGCTGACGAATCGCTACGAGGGAAGATCAAACTTCATGACTATGAGAGTGACACGGTTGGGATGCCGACGCTGCTTGATATCCGTGATGAATTGTCCAAACCAGGAAGGGATCCGAGAGGAGATTACGAGGCTTTTGATTTTGATCCTTCGGTCAAAAGCCCGAGTGATCTCGAACCGGATATGATTTTACCGGGGGTTGTTACCAACGTGACTGCTTTCGGGGCCTTTGTTGATATAGGAGTGCACCAGGACGGTCTGGTTCATATCAGTGAGATGGCTGATCGGTTTGTGAAAGACCCATCGGAAGTTGCCAAGGTCGGCCAGAAGGTGAAAGTGACTGTTCTGAATGTTGACCACGAGCGCGGACGGATTGCGTTGTCGATGCGAAGTGGGGCGGGGGAGTAA